A genome region from Arachidicoccus soli includes the following:
- a CDS encoding glycoside hydrolase family 25 protein: MNKSVYFVYYKGFNIDIPENLSIHGIDISNHQNSIKWAMVKAMQEKNVSINFIFIKATEGLSSIDLQFKKNWQEARSQGIVRGAYHFFIATKSGKAQAENFIKNVTLLPGDLPPAVDIEQLYGVSPKVMQRELNAYLVRIEEHYKVRPIIYSYASFYDSYLGKDFDSYPLWVAHYLEEKKPKVHRHWDFWQHSENAHVYGIQGNVDFNVFGGDSIAFRRLLIKE; the protein is encoded by the coding sequence ATGAACAAGTCAGTATACTTTGTATACTACAAAGGCTTTAACATTGATATTCCGGAAAATTTATCCATACATGGAATCGACATAAGTAACCATCAGAATAGTATAAAATGGGCAATGGTAAAAGCCATGCAGGAAAAAAATGTGAGCATAAATTTTATTTTTATTAAGGCTACAGAAGGGCTCTCTAGTATTGATTTACAATTTAAAAAAAATTGGCAGGAAGCCAGATCTCAAGGAATCGTTAGGGGGGCTTATCACTTTTTTATTGCAACAAAAAGCGGCAAAGCACAAGCTGAAAATTTCATTAAAAATGTAACACTCTTGCCAGGAGACTTACCACCGGCTGTAGATATAGAACAACTATATGGAGTATCTCCTAAAGTCATGCAGAGAGAGTTGAATGCTTATCTTGTAAGGATTGAAGAACATTACAAGGTTAGGCCAATTATTTATAGCTACGCTAGTTTTTACGATAGTTATTTAGGGAAAGATTTCGACTCTTATCCTTTATGGGTAGCGCATTATTTAGAAGAAAAAAAACCTAAGGTGCATCGACATTGGGATTTTTGGCAACATAGTGAAAATGCACATGTTTATGGAATACAAGGTAATGTAGATTTCAATGTTTTTGGCGGAGACAGTATTGCCTTCAGAAGACTTCTTATAAAAGAATAA
- a CDS encoding TolC family protein — translation MKKYIYLISSFLFCFSMAKSQNKDSTITDSASVETCVNYALQHYPLLQQSVINEELTNSQIKSKLDDWYPQIGLNGTVQHAFQVQRSVVGGQIREAGLANNSALQFGLTQNIFNRDALLASQTKDIVMNAAKQDTRAEKIDVAVSVSKAYYDVLLTQQQINVFDEDILRLKRSLKDATSQYNAGLVDKIDYKRATISLNNSEAQQQSSRELLKAKYAYLKQLMGYPINQPLLLSADTSKLEQVAMIDTSAQVDFRNRIEYQQLQTQEQLQLANLKYQKWDYLPTVSAVANYNLNFMNNQFGQLYNRNFPNSFIGLQLGLPIFQGGKRKEAIKQAKLQLNITDLSKSNIVNSVNAEYQKAIAIYKGDYANYFALKENLALALDVYQTLSLQYKAGVKTYLDVVTAETDLRSSQISFANALYQLLSDKLDVQKALGEIQY, via the coding sequence ATGAAAAAATATATTTATTTAATTAGTAGTTTCCTTTTTTGCTTCTCTATGGCAAAATCGCAGAATAAGGATAGTACCATTACAGATAGCGCTTCTGTGGAAACATGTGTGAACTATGCTTTACAACATTATCCATTGTTGCAGCAATCTGTTATAAACGAGGAACTTACAAATAGTCAAATAAAGTCTAAGTTGGATGATTGGTATCCTCAAATTGGTCTTAACGGGACTGTTCAGCATGCTTTTCAAGTACAGAGAAGTGTAGTGGGAGGACAAATAAGAGAAGCAGGTTTAGCGAATAATTCTGCCTTGCAGTTTGGTCTTACACAAAATATTTTCAATCGTGATGCTTTATTAGCTTCACAAACTAAGGATATAGTAATGAATGCTGCAAAACAAGATACCAGAGCCGAGAAAATTGATGTAGCTGTTAGCGTAAGCAAAGCATATTACGATGTCCTGTTAACCCAACAACAAATCAATGTCTTTGATGAGGATATTCTGCGACTAAAAAGGAGTTTGAAAGATGCAACAAGCCAATACAATGCTGGACTGGTAGATAAAATAGATTATAAAAGAGCTACTATTTCTCTTAATAACTCAGAGGCGCAACAACAATCTTCGAGAGAATTATTAAAAGCGAAATATGCATATTTAAAGCAATTGATGGGTTATCCAATAAATCAGCCTTTATTATTAAGTGCTGATACTTCGAAATTGGAACAAGTTGCTATGATTGATACTTCTGCTCAGGTGGATTTTAGAAATAGAATAGAATATCAACAATTGCAAACCCAGGAACAGTTACAACTGGCCAATTTAAAATATCAAAAATGGGATTATTTGCCGACCGTTTCGGCCGTCGCTAATTACAACTTGAATTTTATGAATAACCAATTTGGACAATTATATAATCGTAATTTCCCCAATTCCTTTATTGGACTGCAATTAGGATTGCCTATTTTTCAGGGGGGTAAACGGAAAGAAGCTATCAAACAGGCAAAATTGCAATTAAATATTACTGATCTGAGTAAGAGTAATATTGTAAATTCTGTTAATGCTGAATATCAAAAAGCGATTGCTATTTATAAAGGGGATTATGCAAATTATTTTGCATTAAAAGAAAACCTTGCCTTGGCTTTAGATGTCTATCAAACATTGTCGTTACAATACAAAGCAGGTGTAAAGACTTATTTAGATGTAGTAACAGCCGAAACTGATTTACGTTCTTCACAAATAAGTTTTGCCAATGCGTTATATCAACTATTGAGCGATAAATTAGATGTTCAGAAAGCATTGGGAGAAATTCAATACTAA
- a CDS encoding efflux RND transporter periplasmic adaptor subunit, which translates to MKSFKYIQKITAVFLLVLFASCSSQNNKTAQSNANQAVYVSVDTVRNGNAKYFDEYPGTVTAFKQIALTSQVNGYIKGIYFKDGQRVEKGQKLYAIDAQVYDANYQNAVAQLEVQKANLMKAQKDADRYHELDKQDAIAKQQVDYADAALMTAQKQVAAAKAAVNAVNANVQFSTIYAPFSGSIGISSVQVGTAVVAGQTILNTVSTNNPIAVDFNIDQSQLYRFEQLRTKNSSDSLFSIVFGTDIYPEIGHIAAIDRAVDQQTGTIKVRLSFDNKNDLLKPGMSTIVHVKNNSGTNSLLIPSKAITEQLGEFFVYLVGDSSKVTQQKVKLGQTIGENVIVADGLKAGQKIVVEGQQKLHEGSIITTTQSSGSKK; encoded by the coding sequence ATGAAGTCCTTTAAATATATACAAAAAATAACAGCTGTTTTTCTTCTTGTTTTATTTGCTTCTTGTAGCTCTCAGAATAATAAAACAGCCCAATCCAATGCAAATCAGGCGGTTTATGTTTCAGTAGATACTGTGCGAAACGGGAATGCAAAATACTTTGATGAGTATCCGGGTACTGTTACTGCATTTAAACAAATTGCACTTACTTCTCAGGTGAATGGATATATTAAAGGTATTTATTTTAAAGATGGTCAACGTGTTGAAAAGGGACAGAAACTTTATGCCATAGATGCACAAGTCTATGATGCAAATTATCAAAACGCTGTTGCTCAGTTGGAAGTGCAAAAAGCCAACCTCATGAAGGCACAAAAAGATGCTGACAGGTATCACGAACTAGATAAACAGGATGCCATCGCCAAACAGCAAGTAGATTATGCCGATGCTGCATTGATGACAGCACAAAAACAAGTTGCTGCTGCTAAAGCCGCAGTAAATGCTGTAAATGCAAACGTGCAGTTCTCTACTATTTATGCACCATTTAGTGGCTCTATTGGTATTTCAAGCGTACAAGTGGGCACAGCTGTTGTAGCGGGTCAAACAATCCTTAATACTGTATCTACTAATAACCCTATCGCAGTAGATTTTAATATAGATCAATCGCAACTTTACCGATTTGAACAATTAAGAACTAAGAATAGTAGTGATAGTCTTTTTTCCATTGTTTTTGGAACAGATATTTATCCTGAAATAGGACATATTGCTGCGATTGATCGTGCTGTAGACCAACAAACTGGTACAATAAAAGTTCGTTTAAGCTTTGATAATAAAAATGATTTATTAAAACCAGGGATGAGTACGATTGTACATGTAAAAAATAATTCAGGAACGAATTCTTTACTGATTCCTTCAAAAGCAATCACAGAACAACTTGGGGAATTTTTTGTTTATCTAGTAGGAGACAGCAGTAAAGTTACACAACAAAAAGTGAAACTTGGACAAACAATAGGTGAGAATGTTATTGTCGCCGATGGCTTAAAAGCCGGTCAAAAAATTGTTGTGGAAGGGCAACAAAAATTACACGAAGGTTCAATAATTACTACTACCCAAAGTTCTGGTTCAAAAAAATAA
- a CDS encoding efflux RND transporter permease subunit — protein sequence MIADTFIKRPITAIVVSIVIVLVGIISIFLLPISQYPDITPPTVSVSANFTGADAQTVEETTTTPIETQINGTPGMTYMTSNSTGDGSSSISVNYGIGTNVDIASVDVQNRVNVALPTLPDAVKRIGVTVRKRNPDMMMVLAMYSPNGTHDANFLGNFTNIYLEPAILRVPGVGDAKVFGDNFSMRIWLDPNRLAALKMSPSDVTTAIANQNLEVAVGTLGAMPQPKQQAFEYTILTNGRINTVDQFKDIIVRTNPADGSLIRLKDVARVELGKYTYSNNAYVLDGKPAAFFIIYLAPGANALSTYDGIMKELATLKNTFPKDVDFAIPSESATVVKASIHEVLVTFIEALTLVVLVVFLFLQNFRATIIPLLAIPVSLIGTFIFFIPLGFSINTLTLFAFVLAIGIVVDDAIVVVEAVQHYIDSEKISPKDATKKAMNDISGPVVAIALILAAVFVPVSFVPGISGKLYQQFAITIAVSVIISAFIALSLTPALCSLMLKPHKEKPDTKGLAAKFFKRFNLWFEKVTARYVKAVARWIRNTPLVIGMMVILVVGLIYLFKTKATDFIPQEDEGRLYVTYVMPEGTSTTRSVAMLNRILDSLQSIPAVSVAGGLAGLNIADGSNKSNAGTVFVHLKDWSERTADKDKLNGVIAEINKRTANIKEASIRAIGPPAINGLGATSGFNLQLEQTSSTDDIQKFEKVARNFIAEVNKRKEIAGAFTYFNPHTPAYQINVNRDKAEKMGVNVGDVYSTMSTLLGSFYVNDFNLYGRNFRVVAMADSSFRSSPNDLNQFYVRNSVGGMVPVGSLIDSVQLVENPSVISHYNIYRSIAITGNAAPGYSSGQAIEALKEVAAKYLPSGYGYEFSGMTREEISAGSSTMYVFIASIVFVFLFLAALYESWSVPFSILFAVPIGLFGAILTLTLIPHLTNNIYAQIGMITIIGLAAKNAILIVEFANEGVHQGRDIIEATLHAVQIRLRPIIMTSLAFILGVMPLAFAEGAASVSRQTIGWTVLGGMFAATSLAIFVVPVWFVFITKLSKRKKVKVDLRE from the coding sequence ATGATAGCAGATACTTTTATAAAACGCCCCATCACCGCGATTGTTGTTTCCATTGTGATAGTTTTGGTGGGGATTATTTCGATTTTCTTATTGCCTATATCACAATATCCGGATATTACACCGCCAACTGTTTCAGTATCGGCAAATTTTACTGGTGCTGATGCGCAAACCGTTGAAGAAACGACTACGACACCTATTGAAACACAAATTAACGGTACACCCGGTATGACATATATGACCAGTAATAGTACTGGTGATGGTTCTAGTAGTATTTCTGTGAATTACGGTATTGGCACAAATGTAGATATTGCTTCTGTAGATGTTCAAAATAGAGTAAATGTAGCATTACCCACATTACCGGATGCTGTGAAAAGAATTGGAGTAACCGTGCGTAAAAGAAACCCGGACATGATGATGGTGCTGGCGATGTATTCTCCAAATGGAACGCATGATGCAAATTTTTTAGGAAACTTTACGAACATATATTTAGAACCTGCTATTTTACGTGTACCCGGTGTAGGGGATGCGAAGGTCTTCGGCGATAATTTTAGTATGCGTATTTGGCTCGACCCAAATAGATTAGCTGCTTTAAAAATGTCTCCAAGTGATGTAACTACAGCTATTGCCAATCAAAATTTAGAAGTGGCGGTCGGTACTTTGGGCGCTATGCCGCAACCCAAACAACAAGCTTTTGAATATACCATATTGACGAATGGTCGTATAAATACGGTAGATCAATTTAAAGATATTATTGTACGTACTAATCCGGCCGACGGGAGTCTAATCCGTTTAAAGGATGTTGCACGTGTAGAACTGGGGAAATATACGTATTCAAATAATGCATATGTTTTAGACGGCAAACCAGCAGCTTTTTTCATAATTTATTTAGCACCTGGCGCAAACGCGTTAAGCACTTATGATGGTATAATGAAGGAATTGGCTACTTTAAAGAATACCTTTCCTAAAGATGTGGATTTCGCAATTCCTTCTGAATCGGCAACGGTGGTGAAAGCCTCTATTCATGAGGTTTTGGTTACATTTATTGAAGCATTGACATTAGTAGTGTTGGTTGTATTTCTATTCTTGCAAAACTTTAGGGCGACTATTATTCCGCTTTTGGCAATACCAGTTTCCTTAATAGGTACATTTATATTCTTTATTCCACTGGGATTTTCCATCAATACGCTTACGTTATTCGCCTTTGTATTAGCAATTGGTATTGTGGTTGATGATGCCATTGTTGTGGTCGAGGCAGTACAGCACTATATTGATTCTGAGAAAATATCGCCTAAAGACGCTACTAAAAAAGCGATGAATGATATATCGGGCCCTGTGGTGGCGATAGCCCTCATCCTGGCAGCTGTATTTGTTCCGGTAAGTTTTGTCCCTGGTATTTCCGGGAAATTGTATCAGCAGTTTGCGATTACAATAGCGGTATCTGTAATTATTTCGGCTTTTATAGCCCTTTCTCTAACACCGGCTTTATGTTCTTTGATGTTGAAACCGCACAAAGAAAAACCTGATACCAAAGGTCTAGCGGCTAAATTTTTCAAAAGATTCAATCTTTGGTTTGAAAAGGTTACGGCTCGTTATGTGAAGGCTGTGGCAAGGTGGATTAGAAATACACCATTGGTAATTGGGATGATGGTGATTTTGGTAGTTGGCCTTATTTATTTATTTAAAACAAAGGCTACCGATTTTATTCCTCAAGAAGATGAAGGCCGCTTATATGTAACTTATGTAATGCCTGAAGGTACTTCCACAACCAGAAGTGTGGCTATGTTGAATAGGATTTTAGATTCATTACAAAGTATTCCGGCGGTAAGTGTTGCGGGAGGTTTGGCAGGATTAAATATTGCAGACGGTTCTAATAAGTCAAATGCAGGAACCGTATTTGTACATTTAAAAGATTGGTCAGAGCGTACTGCAGATAAGGATAAGTTAAATGGCGTAATTGCAGAAATCAACAAGCGTACCGCTAACATCAAAGAAGCTTCCATACGAGCCATTGGACCACCGGCTATTAATGGACTAGGTGCCACTTCCGGTTTCAACTTACAATTAGAGCAGACAAGTAGCACTGATGATATTCAAAAATTCGAAAAAGTAGCTCGAAATTTTATAGCAGAAGTTAATAAAAGAAAAGAGATTGCTGGTGCCTTTACTTATTTTAACCCACATACACCTGCTTATCAGATAAATGTCAACAGAGATAAGGCAGAGAAAATGGGTGTAAATGTAGGCGATGTTTATAGCACCATGTCCACTCTTTTAGGGAGCTTTTATGTAAATGATTTTAATTTATATGGAAGGAACTTTAGAGTAGTGGCAATGGCAGATAGCTCTTTCCGATCTTCTCCTAACGACTTAAATCAATTTTATGTAAGAAATTCTGTAGGTGGCATGGTGCCGGTAGGTTCCTTGATAGACTCAGTACAATTAGTTGAAAATCCTTCAGTAATTTCACATTACAATATTTATCGTTCAATCGCAATCACTGGTAATGCCGCGCCGGGTTACAGCAGCGGACAAGCCATTGAAGCATTAAAAGAAGTGGCAGCAAAATACTTACCTTCAGGATATGGGTACGAATTTTCGGGAATGACGAGAGAAGAAATATCGGCAGGTTCGAGTACCATGTATGTATTCATTGCGTCTATTGTATTTGTCTTCTTGTTTTTAGCGGCTTTATATGAAAGTTGGAGTGTTCCCTTTTCAATTTTGTTCGCTGTACCTATAGGACTATTTGGCGCCATACTTACTTTGACTTTAATACCACATTTAACCAATAATATTTATGCACAAATTGGTATGATTACTATTATAGGGCTTGCGGCGAAAAATGCGATATTAATTGTCGAATTTGCCAATGAAGGCGTCCATCAGGGACGTGATATTATTGAAGCTACTTTACATGCGGTGCAAATAAGATTACGACCGATTATCATGACATCGCTGGCATTTATATTAGGTGTAATGCCTTTGGCATTTGCCGAAGGAGCTGCATCTGTCTCGCGTCAAACTATTGGCTGGACAGTGCTTGGGGGTATGTTCGCTGCAACATCACTCGCTATATTTGTGGTTCCGGTTTGGTTTGTATTTATTACAAAACTAAGTAAACGTAAAAAAGTAAAAGTAGATCTGAGAGAATAA
- a CDS encoding FAD-dependent monooxygenase: MQTSYQVVICGAGPTGLMLAAQLLRFGIDFLIVDKKAAPTTESRAVVVQAKSMEIYDQLNLSNEILSDAVKTDGLCFWRNGKKISQASFENFGSDITPFDFLLIYEQSKNESLLYSYLQKNNQEVAWNTEFISYEKMQEGFVVTVKNNDTESQIKAQYLVACDGGNSLLRQQSGMEFRGGTYEHVFYVADTHIQADICDSKLNFFVAKDTFNLFFPMMGKKRFRAIGILPKEYYHKEEITYQDVSSQVDKDAGMDLGFYDTQWYSTYKLHHKKVKGFNVGNLFFCGDAAHVHSPAGGQGMNTGLQDAYNLAWKLALVINQKAKKKLLATYHEERNPVAENLLKTTDRLFSLMSQNGWFNTLMRMYIAPNVAPTLLKIKALRRRFFLLASQIEINYIGLTLAKGKCGKLKAGMRFPYFTLLIDGKNISIFHIIRDSCETTFLLFYYNIKRPETNHNSIKEIEIENNEINKEVLQKVGFTNSFVCLIRPDNYIAYISESFDRSDFQEYIDKFFF, translated from the coding sequence ATGCAGACGAGTTATCAGGTTGTAATATGTGGCGCTGGGCCTACAGGTTTAATGCTAGCTGCTCAGTTACTGCGTTTCGGTATTGATTTCTTGATTGTAGATAAAAAAGCTGCACCCACTACCGAATCGAGAGCAGTAGTGGTGCAGGCAAAAAGCATGGAGATTTATGATCAATTAAATTTGTCCAATGAAATTTTGTCTGATGCTGTGAAAACAGATGGTCTATGTTTTTGGCGAAATGGTAAAAAAATCTCTCAGGCGTCTTTTGAAAATTTTGGTTCAGACATTACACCTTTTGATTTTTTATTAATTTATGAGCAGAGCAAGAATGAATCTTTACTTTACAGTTATCTACAAAAAAATAATCAGGAAGTAGCATGGAATACAGAGTTTATTTCTTACGAGAAAATGCAAGAAGGATTTGTTGTTACAGTTAAAAATAATGATACTGAATCTCAAATAAAGGCGCAATATTTGGTTGCTTGTGATGGTGGTAATAGTCTTTTGCGCCAACAGTCAGGGATGGAGTTTAGGGGTGGCACCTACGAACACGTCTTTTATGTTGCAGATACCCATATTCAAGCTGATATTTGCGATAGCAAGTTGAACTTTTTTGTTGCGAAAGATACCTTCAATTTGTTTTTCCCAATGATGGGTAAAAAACGCTTTAGAGCCATCGGCATTTTGCCTAAGGAATATTATCACAAAGAAGAAATAACTTATCAGGACGTGAGTTCGCAAGTCGATAAAGATGCGGGAATGGATTTAGGTTTTTATGATACACAATGGTATTCTACTTACAAATTACATCACAAAAAGGTAAAGGGTTTTAATGTGGGGAATTTATTTTTTTGTGGGGATGCTGCGCATGTACACAGCCCGGCTGGGGGACAAGGCATGAACACCGGTTTGCAGGATGCTTACAATTTGGCATGGAAATTGGCTTTGGTCATAAACCAAAAAGCAAAAAAGAAATTACTTGCAACTTATCACGAAGAAAGGAATCCAGTGGCAGAAAATTTATTAAAAACTACTGATCGCCTTTTTTCATTAATGTCACAAAATGGATGGTTTAATACTTTGATGCGGATGTATATTGCGCCAAATGTGGCGCCGACACTTTTAAAAATAAAAGCTTTACGCAGAAGATTTTTCTTATTGGCTTCGCAAATTGAAATCAACTACATAGGTCTCACTTTAGCAAAAGGCAAGTGCGGAAAGCTGAAAGCTGGTATGCGATTTCCTTATTTCACACTCTTAATTGACGGAAAAAATATTTCTATCTTTCATATTATTCGTGACAGTTGTGAAACCACTTTTTTACTATTTTATTACAATATAAAAAGACCTGAAACAAATCATAATAGTATTAAAGAAATAGAAATTGAAAACAACGAAATTAATAAGGAAGTGCTGCAGAAGGTCGGTTTCACTAATTCATTCGTCTGCTTAATTAGACCAGATAATTATATTGCATATATCAGTGAAAGTTTTGATAGGTCAGATTTTCAGGAATATATAGATAAATTTTTCTTTTAA